In one Streptomyces sp. NBC_01241 genomic region, the following are encoded:
- a CDS encoding nitrilase family protein — MTPQPTSPARPTVTVASCQIAPRVGRVEENRRRIRAAIEEAAGRGANIVVLPELANSGYVFETADELLSVAEPLDGETIREWETIAARLGLVIVSGFAELGADGRAYNSAVLVDETGLRASYRKAHLWDGEKTWGFTPGDARPPVVDTPYGRIGVMICYDLEFPEWVRLVALDGAELLCGPVNWPLYPRPEDERPAEIVRIQADAAVNRMFVAVADRTGTERGQDWLGGSVIVDADGYPVTPLRLGEEAIVTATLQLAEARCKAISEHNDVHADRRPGLYAHRGTKQP, encoded by the coding sequence GTGACACCACAGCCCACATCCCCTGCGCGCCCGACGGTCACGGTTGCGAGCTGCCAGATCGCTCCGCGCGTCGGCCGTGTCGAGGAGAACCGGCGGCGGATCCGTGCGGCGATCGAGGAGGCGGCCGGGCGGGGCGCGAACATCGTGGTCCTGCCCGAGCTGGCCAACTCCGGCTACGTCTTCGAGACCGCGGACGAACTGCTCTCGGTGGCCGAGCCACTGGACGGCGAGACGATCAGGGAGTGGGAGACGATCGCCGCCCGGCTGGGGCTGGTCATCGTCAGCGGCTTCGCCGAACTCGGCGCCGACGGCCGCGCGTACAACTCCGCCGTGCTCGTCGACGAGACGGGACTGCGCGCCTCGTACCGCAAGGCGCATCTGTGGGACGGCGAGAAGACCTGGGGTTTCACGCCCGGGGACGCGCGGCCGCCCGTGGTCGACACACCGTACGGACGTATCGGGGTCATGATCTGCTACGACCTCGAATTCCCCGAGTGGGTGAGGCTGGTGGCCCTGGACGGGGCCGAGCTGCTGTGCGGACCGGTGAACTGGCCGCTGTACCCGCGGCCGGAGGATGAGCGTCCAGCCGAGATCGTCCGTATCCAGGCGGACGCCGCGGTCAACCGCATGTTCGTCGCGGTCGCCGACCGCACCGGCACCGAACGGGGTCAGGACTGGCTCGGCGGCAGTGTGATCGTCGACGCCGACGGCTATCCCGTCACCCCGCTGCGTCTGGGCGAGGAGGCGATCGTCACCGCGACGCTCCAACTCGCCGAGGCGCGCTGCAAGGCAATCAGCGAACACAACGACGTGCACGCGGACCGCCGGCCCGGACTGTACGCACACCGAGGAACGAAGCAACCATGA